In Kryptolebias marmoratus isolate JLee-2015 linkage group LG2, ASM164957v2, whole genome shotgun sequence, the genomic stretch GAGATTCAACATTCCACAACTGCTCTTTGTCTGGGCGTTAGGTTAGAGTAAACACACTGTGATTGAACAACACAGAAAATATCTGACTGAAGATTAGCTAGGCCAGAGTTTAGTGGCTCCGCCGCAACATGGACAGAAAAGGAAAGAGAGCTCCtgttgagaaaaagaaagcacaagAATAACCGTGTTTCACAAACTAGAAGACCGGAAAAGAGAACCTGATGTGTAATCGATCGGCTAATGGAGAAACATGTCCACACAGGCTCGGGTTAATCACACAATCttaaagaaagagacaaaatatAACAAGAAGGAGCAGAAATTCATTCAGAATTCCTGCACAAAATGTTATTAACTTTTAGACAGGACACTTTTGATCAAAactttagattatttatttttcttggagtcagctgaggatttaaaaagaagctgCTAAAAACTGAAGTTTGGTTTTactaaatgagtaaaaaatacGACTCATGCAGGATTTTCACAAccaaaagtttttgttttgtttgtttgcaagttttttctatttaaagccTTAAAGTAAAGTACAGTAAGCATGCCTAATGGCACCATCATCGCATACTTCCTGTCCAAAATTGTGCTTCTGAATTTTTTTCTACTGCTTTTTGGGCCAGTGCCCACAAGGAAATGGATTCAGTTTCAGGCCACAGTCTCTCTGGGCACTGACGAGGTGGGCTCGGAGCCCCCATTAGGGACTGAGTTTACTGCATACTCCTTTGAGACTATGATCTAAAATATCTGGCATCACAAAATCATGTTGTAATAAGTCTTACTGAGCCAGAGCTGCTTTACAATTACTTAATGAAACACGCATAACAACTGGAGTCCATCCTAAATGGGAATGATAATTTACTTTTGATAATGACATCTTCTGTtaatacaacattttttaactaaatggcCAGAAACTAATGTAATTTTGAATTCTGGACAGCATCAGCAGCCTTTTTGCCAGTAAATGAAACTGCGGCTCACCCCTGATTCAGGTCGTTCTCCGTGTTGTCCAGCCACAAGCGAACTGCCACGGCGTTGCCTTCCCGGCACTGTGTGAAGATATCGTCCATCTCGGTTGGtgttttcttccttcctcaagGTGCACCAGCGAGAACAGATGCAGAACTAAACTGAGACTGAGTTCAGGCCAGCATTAGTCCCTCATCTGGGACAGAACCAGAAACGCTCTGAGGCACTTGCAACACtgggaaaataagaaaaaaatatctattattccaattactttttattctactggataaaatttaaacaatacaTGGGAGTGCTAAAGGGTCCTATGCAGGTATACAGAGTGGGTACACAACTTAAAGTAGTGGTTCCTAAactttttaacttcctgtccACAGTGGTGGGGAACATTGCTTACAAGCCAATTCTGACCAAAATCTGCAACAAGCAATAATTTCAAAGTTTAATCTGACTAATGGAGATCATCTTCAGACTTCCTGTAAGGAGTTTCACAACCCACACTGAGGTTTTGTGGGTTGTAGCTGCAAGCTGCAAATAGTTGATTTCACACTGAGATCAtatttttcaactattttaacACTGTTAAAGAATGAATCCAACACAATGTAAACATTATAAACCATCCCTAATTTtgttaaactttgatttaagAGAGTCAGAATTTCAAgtcatcttttaaagtggtcttggcTGCTTTATAACTAGTTTCTCTCTTTAAAGATCCCAACAAAGTCTGGACTGTACAGCTTCTATATACAGCAGGCGAACAgtatctgaaataaaaataaacctaagaGACGCATCATCCTTCACTTGATTATCTACTGTATGCCAGGTTTTCAGCTGATAGCTTTTTAGGAATCAAATCGTTTTGAGACGGAAATATTATATGCCTGTAAATTGTGtaatctttggtatttttcatagaTTGCTTCTTTTGGACATGCAGTCAGTAACAAAGTGCCAAAAGATCACatataaaactgattattttctaGATATGTGTTCACTCAAAACTGGTTTATCCCTTGAGTTTAGAAATGTTTAcgtctaaaataaaataagtcagagacataaaacacatttatttgaaattggTCAAAAATTTGACTGGAAATGAGTGAGGGGGGGAAAATGAAATCAACACCTCCAGAAAGCctaaaaatatttctcaaaacACTTTATAATATTACAGAAAAGTTTGACTCTTTAGGAGGATtctagaaacagaaaatgagggCTGACTCAAGACATCACTGCTCTAAAACTATACTATAAAGAGACACTACAAATAAGACTTTGCTGTGAGGATTAAAGAACATtagacacagaaaatgtcacatttgaGTGTACAGTTATCAATTTACAGCAGCTACAAGCTACCCAGCTAACACAGGGGAAGAGCTAAAGCGTAGCTACTAGTTTCAGTTAATAATAGGGCCACAAATTAGTACGTTCATTGCGTTAGATTAAACAGAAAACCCTCACCTAGTTCCTTACACGTAACCAGAAAGGTAgagtaaataaaatgagacGTTAGCAAGTTTCTGCTAACAAGCTAACTAAGTGACTGACGCCGAGGGCTGCTTGTCTGCCCTTCTCTTAAGACTGATGGCTTCAAATCCgctgttttaaagtttaggTAGTTGTAACTGACAGGGTTTGTTTTCATGAGATTAAACCTACCTGATATGTCTGTACTGTGCGCTGTAATACAGCCAGGGGAGAAGTTATTAGCTTCACAGTCCGTGGATGTCTCTAGACTGAGGTAGATCCACACCCTCCGTGCCCCCCGGACGTGCAGACGTTTACCGGACCGAGAGGGAGAGGGGCGCCCTCTACAGGCGCCAGCGAGAACCGCAACGACTTCAATATTCACCGCCTCGGGCCGCTTTTATTGGCTTTCCTTTTATCAgaatatttatgcaaaacaCAGCCCATAACAGGCAACCTTGATGACGACAAACTACTCAATTAATGCTCCCCGACATTTGCTATTCGCGTCAGTCCAAGACCAGAATAGGGCTAAGTACCAGAAGGGTCGCTCATAAgttacaaaacatgtttttatctttttttttctattaagcGGTTTACAGAACCCAACATAAAATTATATGggttttcaaaatgaaaaagaagtcagtttgttttattgttttgtcagttttactaTATGTGTCTAGCTTATTGGTTCTTTGCGAGAGAAAAAACGCCATATCCCAGATATCACTTGTCTGCTTACGTCATCAGCATGCGCCTGTAGTTCTGTTTTGCTTCCTTGACGCGCATGATGCAAAACGTGGTTTTCGCCTTCTGCGAGAAGTTTCAGCCTCCAGTATagagaataaaacttttagtGAGGGGAAATCTTTTATTGCGAACACATTCGCCAGCATTACAATCTGTTTAACGAGTAAACTGgttgttatttttctgcatcCGAAACGATTTAATCAGCACTGAATCGGAGAAGAACGGAGAGGGTAGGCTGTACttttgggtgtttttatttcttataggGTCTGAGTAAACATGTTTGATGAGGAAGAGGACTGGAATGACGAACAAGACGCTCAAATTGCTTCTAAAAACACCCAGAAAAAGAACGGCAGCAAAAAGGTATAGGtacacagtttgtttgttgtttttctcagcaAAAATGATAACAGACACAAAGTGACACTGCCTGAATTCTTGTCAGTTGTCTGCAGTTTTATCACACAACTCAGCCCATTTATAACAGTTGAAGGtctgttaaaataattattattattattgttcccTTCATCAGTCCAAGGTTGTTGCGAAAAAGAGCCTCCTGAGGACCCTGCAGACACTGGGATCGATACCGGAGTGGAAGAATGACAACAAGCAGGACAGTGACAGCGAGACAGAAGCCCCTCCGTCTCAGAgtacgaagaagaagaagaagaaaagaaaaaagagaaaacatattGAGAAACCAGAGGAGCAGGAAGACGGTGGAGATGTCATTCAGGCTGCAAAGGAGAAGAAACCGGTGTCaaaaaagaaggagagaggaaacaaaCCTGGTTAGTGATCATGCATTCAGTTCTGTACGTCAACAGcatgacaaaaatgaaattattacCATTTAAATGATCGATTTGTCCAGCATTTGAGTGTCCACGCTCTTCACTGTCTGGCTgtcaaaatatacatttatatttctttcttttttctcaggaACCCCGAAGACAAACAGCACGTCTTCggatgaaacaaagaagaaaaaaatcacagaaattcCACAAGTTCATGTAAACAATCCACAGAGCGCAGAGCGACTCAGCAGACagcagtggaaaaacaaaattaagaacaagagaagatgtaaaaataaataccgCCAGGGTGAACCCAAGgagaatgtaaacaaagcacaaacTGCTGATAGACAGGAACCGAAAGAAGAAATCAAAATAGATTCACATGCCAACAGTAGTAACTGTGAAAACATCAGTGACACAGAAGAGCAAAAGACGAGAAAAGAgcataaactgcagaaaagaaaaaatacagacaTGGAGACTGATTTATTGACCCCAGCAACAAAGAAAAGGCAACAACaggcagagaaaaagacaaaaagtggaCAAGCTGAAAACCGTGGGTTTGTGTCGGAGCAGAAAGCAGGTGGACTTCAGGTGGAGATCACGAGGAATCAGCAGCAGTTTGT encodes the following:
- the rrp8 gene encoding ribosomal RNA-processing protein 8 — translated: MFDEEEDWNDEQDAQIASKNTQKKNGSKKSKVVAKKSLLRTLQTLGSIPEWKNDNKQDSDSETEAPPSQSTKKKKKKRKKRKHIEKPEEQEDGGDVIQAAKEKKPVSKKKERGNKPGTPKTNSTSSDETKKKKITEIPQVHVNNPQSAERLSRQQWKNKIKNKRRCKNKYRQGEPKENVNKAQTADRQEPKEEIKIDSHANSSNCENISDTEEQKTRKEHKLQKRKNTDMETDLLTPATKKRQQQAEKKTKSGQAENRGFVSEQKAGGLQVEITRNQQQFVTKVQKPELNKEQSLKRQKLQKILLSQEKGKREAPEEEDGTPMVPEEEEEANRSPSDSLRSRMEQRLAAARFRYINELLYTTSSGEAKRMFQQDPQAFWVYHRGYTAQVQRWPSNPVDAIISYIQKRPPSLVVADFGCGDCKIARSVKNKVHSFDLAATCELATVCDMAHVPLGDGSVDVAVFCLSLMGTNLAEFLAEANRVLKLGGILKIAEVASRFESERSFITALARLGFKMTSKDTENSHFYSFECVKTGNAPKTVKKFGLQLKPCLYKKR